One part of the Streptomyces sp. NBC_00286 genome encodes these proteins:
- a CDS encoding barstar family protein, producing MGSLPQGVAEVHRQLSRLEALGGRVQHFDSRDLMTEQGVYSSFAEVLQFPDYFGRNWDALVDCLDDLCGAVTGGVGIVGVIHDADWLLEAEHFPLFISVLCQGADRANSAVDLDGFSLNRPAIAEHFILEFREFDREKVALRVGRPDLALTTGDGFIAAALNREEWH from the coding sequence ATGGGTAGCCTTCCCCAAGGGGTGGCCGAGGTCCATCGGCAATTGTCAAGGCTGGAGGCGTTGGGGGGGCGTGTCCAACACTTCGACTCTCGCGATCTGATGACTGAGCAGGGGGTCTACAGTTCGTTCGCGGAAGTCCTGCAATTCCCGGATTATTTCGGCAGAAACTGGGATGCCTTGGTGGACTGCTTGGACGACTTGTGTGGTGCGGTCACGGGAGGGGTCGGGATCGTGGGCGTCATCCATGATGCGGATTGGCTACTGGAGGCGGAACACTTCCCCCTGTTCATATCGGTCCTCTGTCAAGGGGCGGACCGTGCGAATTCGGCGGTAGACCTCGACGGATTCTCCTTAAACCGGCCTGCCATTGCCGAACACTTCATTCTTGAGTTCCGGGAATTCGATCGTGAGAAGGTCGCGCTCCGGGTTGGCCGGCCTGACCTGGCCCTCACCACAGGGGACGGGTTTATCGCGGCGGCTCTCAATCGCGAGGAATGGCATTGA
- a CDS encoding DUF397 domain-containing protein → MPELTWQKSSYSAEAANCLYIAATSPDTIHLRESDEPEVTLITTSPRLRKLIRTLKTQPLPRAT, encoded by the coding sequence ATGCCCGAACTCACCTGGCAAAAGTCGTCGTACAGCGCCGAAGCAGCCAACTGCCTCTACATCGCCGCCACTTCCCCCGACACGATCCACCTCCGCGAAAGCGACGAACCCGAGGTCACCCTCATAACAACCAGTCCTCGCCTACGCAAACTGATACGAACCCTGAAGACCCAACCTTTGCCGCGCGCCACCTGA
- a CDS encoding helix-turn-helix domain-containing protein: MPPTSNPTLRQRRMGAELRKLRERAGLTVTGAAALLSVNQGRVSMIETGRSSLSADRVRALARSYDCGDDQLVDAIATMTGRRTRGWWEEYRDTLPSDLLDLAELEHHATALRVAVTIHMPGLLQTTEHARAVMREAVPPLRSYEIEHRVSHRVKRQAVLFEGTPTPYTAIVHEAALRMGFGGPEISRGQLGYLLEMSEQPTITILVIPFGEAGFPASGQPITCAAGPVPGLDTIVLDTDHGCEFLDADAQLERYRSVLDRMESRALPEPKSRDLIQRIAKDL; the protein is encoded by the coding sequence TTGCCGCCCACCAGCAATCCGACTCTGCGCCAGAGGCGAATGGGCGCCGAGCTGCGCAAACTTCGCGAGCGAGCCGGCCTAACCGTCACCGGCGCCGCCGCACTGCTCAGCGTCAACCAGGGACGCGTCAGCATGATCGAGACCGGCCGCAGCTCCCTCAGCGCCGACCGCGTCCGCGCCCTGGCACGCTCGTACGACTGCGGGGACGATCAACTCGTCGACGCCATCGCCACGATGACCGGCCGACGGACCCGCGGCTGGTGGGAGGAGTACCGCGACACGCTCCCCTCCGACCTACTGGACCTGGCCGAACTGGAGCACCACGCGACCGCACTCCGCGTGGCCGTCACCATCCACATGCCCGGCCTGCTGCAGACCACTGAGCACGCCCGAGCGGTGATGCGCGAAGCGGTTCCGCCGCTACGGTCGTACGAGATCGAGCACCGCGTCTCGCACCGAGTGAAGCGCCAAGCCGTCCTCTTCGAGGGAACCCCGACCCCGTACACGGCCATCGTTCACGAGGCGGCGCTGCGTATGGGCTTCGGCGGCCCCGAGATCAGCCGAGGGCAACTCGGCTATCTACTGGAGATGAGCGAGCAACCCACAATCACCATCTTGGTAATCCCCTTCGGGGAAGCGGGATTCCCGGCCTCGGGCCAGCCCATCACCTGCGCCGCCGGCCCCGTGCCAGGACTCGACACGATCGTCCTGGACACAGACCACGGCTGCGAATTCCTCGACGCCGACGCACAGTTGGAGCGATACCGCTCGGTGCTGGACCGCATGGAGTCCCGGGCCCTCCCCGAGCCAAAGTCCCGAGACCTCATTCAGCGCATCGCAAAAGACCTCTGA